CCTGGCCGGCCTGCAGATGGACGCCGACACGGTGGCCGCGGGCCTCCTCCACGACACCGTGGAGGACTGCGGGGTAGCGCCCGAGGAGCTGGAGCGCCGCTTCGGCCCCACGGTGCGCCGCATCGTGGAGGGGGAGACCAAGGTCAGCAAGCTCTACAAGCTGGCGAACCTCGAGGGGGAGGAGAGGCGGGCGGAGGACCTCCGCCAGATGTTCATCGCCATGGCGGAGGACGTGCGCATCATCATCGTCAAGCTGGCGGACCGCCTGCACAACCTCCGCACCCTGGAGCACATGCCCCCCGAGAAGCAGAAGCGGATCGCCCAGGAAACCCTGGAGATCTACGCCCCCCTCGCCCACCGCCTGGGGATGGGCCAGCTCAAGTGGGAGCTGGAGGACCTCTCCTTCCGCTACCTCCACCCCGAGGCCTTCGCCAGCCTGTCCGCCCGGATCCAGGCCACCCAGGAGGCCAGGGAGCGCCTCATCCAGAAGGCCATCCACCTCCTCCAGGAAACCCTGGCCCGGGACGAGCTCCTCCAGAGCCAGCTCCAGGGCTTTGAGGTGACCGGGCGCCCCAAGCACCTCTACTCCATCTGGAAGAAGATGGAACGGGAGGGGAAAACCCTGGAGCAGATCTACGATCTCCTGGCGGTCCGGGTCATCCTTGACCCCAAGCCCGCGCCCACCCGGGAAAGCCAGGCCCTGAGGGAGAAGCAGGTCTGCTACCACGTCCTCGGTCTGGTCCACGCCCTCTGGCAGCCCATCCCCGGCCGGGTCAAGGACTACATCGCCGTGCCCAAGCCCAACGGCTACCAGAGCCTCCACACCACGGTGATCGCCCTCGAGGGCCTACCCCTGGAGGTGCAGATCCGCACCCGGGAGATGCACCGCGTGGCCGAGTACGGCATCGCCGCCCACTGGCTCTACAAGGAGGGGCTCACCGACCCCGAGGAGGTCAAGCGGCGGGTCTCCTGGCTGAAGAGCATCCAGGAGTGGCAGAAGGAGTTCTCCAGCTCCCGGGAGTTCGTGGAGGCGGTGACCAAGGACCTCCTCGGCGGCCGGGTCTTCGTCTTCACCCCCAAGGGCCGCATCATCAACCTGCCCAAGGGGGCAACCCCCGTGGACTTCGCCTACCACATCCACACCGAGGTGGGCCACCACATGGTGGGGGCCAAGGTCAACGGCCGCATCGTCCCCCTCTCCTACGAGCTCCAAAACGGGGAGATCGTGGAGATCCTCACCAGCAAGAACGCCCACCCCTCCAAGGGCTGGCTGGAGTTCGCCAAGACCCGCAGCGCCAAGAGCAAGATCCGCCAGTACTTCCGCGCCCAGGAGCGCCAGGAGACCCTGGAAAGGGGCCAGCACCTCCTGGAGCGGTACCTCAAGCGCCGTGGCCTGCCCAAGCCCACGGACAGCCAGCTGGAGGAGGCGGCCAAACGCCTTTCCCTCCCCCCTTCCCCGGAGGAGCTCTACCTGGCCCTGGCCCTGAACCGCCTCACCCCCCGGCAGGTGGCGGAAAAGCTCTACCCCAAGGCCCTCCT
This region of Thermus thermophilus genomic DNA includes:
- a CDS encoding RelA/SpoT family protein produces the protein MVGADLGLWNRLEPALAYLAPEERAKVREAYRFAEEAHRGQLRRSGEPYITHPVAVAEILAGLQMDADTVAAGLLHDTVEDCGVAPEELERRFGPTVRRIVEGETKVSKLYKLANLEGEERRAEDLRQMFIAMAEDVRIIIVKLADRLHNLRTLEHMPPEKQKRIAQETLEIYAPLAHRLGMGQLKWELEDLSFRYLHPEAFASLSARIQATQEARERLIQKAIHLLQETLARDELLQSQLQGFEVTGRPKHLYSIWKKMEREGKTLEQIYDLLAVRVILDPKPAPTRESQALREKQVCYHVLGLVHALWQPIPGRVKDYIAVPKPNGYQSLHTTVIALEGLPLEVQIRTREMHRVAEYGIAAHWLYKEGLTDPEEVKRRVSWLKSIQEWQKEFSSSREFVEAVTKDLLGGRVFVFTPKGRIINLPKGATPVDFAYHIHTEVGHHMVGAKVNGRIVPLSYELQNGEIVEILTSKNAHPSKGWLEFAKTRSAKSKIRQYFRAQERQETLERGQHLLERYLKRRGLPKPTDSQLEEAAKRLSLPPSPEELYLALALNRLTPRQVAEKLYPKALLKPEKPKPQVRNEWGIRLEQDLQAPIRLASCCEPMKGDPILGFVTRGRGVTVHRADCPNLRRLLQGPEADRVIGAYWEGVGGKVVVLEVLAQDRAGLLRDVMQVVAEAGKSALGSETRVLGPLARIRLRLAVQDGEEERILQAVQKVSGVKEARWA